A window from Pseudobutyrivibrio ruminis HUN009 encodes these proteins:
- the guaB gene encoding IMP dehydrogenase, which yields MASIIGDGITFDDVLLVPQYSEVTPNLIDLHTNLTKKIKLNIPMMSAAMDTVTESRMAIAMARQGGIGIIHKNMSIEAQAEEVDRVKRSENGVITDPFFLGPDNTLAEANELMGKFRISGVPITKEDGTLIGIITNRDLKFETDFSKKISESMTSEGLITAKEGISLEEAKEILAKSRKEKLPIVDENFKLKGLITIKDIEKQIKYPNAAKDDQGRLLCGAGVGITGNMMERVEALVNAQVDVIVMDSAHGHSKNIIDAVKKVKAAYPNLQVIAGNIATGDATRALIEAGADAVKVGIGPGSICTTRVVAGIGVPQISAIMECYEVAREYGIPIIADGGIKYSGDMTKALAAGGSVCMMGSMFAGCDEAPGSFELFQGRKYKVYRGMGSLAAMENGSKDRYFQEGAKKLVPEGVEGRVAYKGSLEDVIFQLVGGIRSGMGYCGCPTIPELQERGKFVKISAASLKESHPHDIHITKEAPNYSVEG from the coding sequence ATGGCATCGATTATTGGTGATGGCATTACTTTCGACGACGTCTTACTGGTTCCTCAGTATTCGGAAGTAACTCCAAATCTTATTGATCTTCACACTAACTTAACTAAAAAAATTAAACTCAACATCCCTATGATGAGTGCTGCTATGGATACTGTTACAGAATCCCGCATGGCAATCGCCATGGCACGTCAGGGTGGTATCGGTATCATCCACAAGAATATGTCTATCGAAGCTCAGGCTGAAGAAGTAGACAGAGTTAAGCGTTCTGAGAACGGCGTTATCACTGACCCATTCTTCTTAGGACCAGACAACACACTTGCTGAAGCAAACGAACTTATGGGTAAGTTCAGAATCTCAGGTGTACCTATCACAAAGGAAGACGGCACACTTATCGGTATCATCACCAATCGTGACCTTAAATTCGAAACTGACTTTTCTAAAAAAATTAGCGAATCAATGACTTCAGAAGGTCTTATCACTGCAAAGGAAGGTATCTCTTTAGAAGAGGCAAAGGAAATTCTTGCAAAGTCTCGTAAAGAAAAGCTTCCTATCGTAGACGAAAACTTCAAGCTCAAGGGACTTATCACAATTAAAGATATTGAGAAGCAGATTAAATATCCAAACGCTGCAAAGGATGACCAGGGTCGTCTTCTCTGTGGTGCTGGTGTTGGAATCACTGGAAATATGATGGAACGTGTTGAAGCCTTAGTTAACGCTCAGGTTGACGTTATCGTAATGGATTCAGCTCACGGTCACTCAAAGAACATTATCGATGCTGTAAAGAAAGTTAAGGCTGCTTACCCTAATCTTCAGGTTATTGCAGGAAATATTGCTACTGGCGATGCTACTCGCGCTCTTATTGAGGCCGGTGCAGACGCCGTTAAGGTTGGTATTGGACCTGGTTCAATCTGTACAACACGTGTTGTTGCAGGTATTGGTGTTCCACAGATTTCTGCAATCATGGAATGCTACGAAGTTGCAAGGGAATACGGTATTCCAATCATCGCTGATGGTGGTATCAAGTACTCAGGTGATATGACAAAGGCTCTCGCTGCTGGTGGTTCAGTATGTATGATGGGTTCAATGTTTGCAGGATGTGATGAAGCTCCTGGTTCTTTCGAGCTCTTCCAGGGTCGTAAGTACAAGGTATACCGTGGTATGGGTTCTCTTGCAGCTATGGAAAACGGTTCAAAGGATCGTTACTTCCAGGAAGGTGCTAAGAAGCTTGTTCCTGAAGGAGTTGAAGGACGTGTTGCTTACAAGGGAAGCCTTGAAGACGTTATCTTCCAGCTCGTCGGTGGTATCCGTTCAGGTATGGGTTACTGTGGTTGCCCTACTATCCCAGAGCTTCAGGAACGTGGAAAATTCGTTAAGATTTCCGCTGCTTCACTTAAGGAGTCTCATCCACATGATATTCACATCACAAAGGAAGCTCCTAACTACTCAGTAGAAGGCTAA